DNA sequence from the Chloroflexota bacterium genome:
ATTCTCGCAGCGTGGATATGTAGACGAACAAGACGCCATCGCCGAAAAAACGAATCCCAGATCACAGCGAGACGGATTATGAACATCAAACTTTTTATTCAACGCCATCAACTCGCGAGTTATTTCGTTCTTGCTTACGGCATCACCTGGGGCAGCGTCCTGGGCTTCCTTGCCTCAAAAGGATTTCGATTTGACGCGATCCAAATGCAAGATGCGCTCGTCATTTTCTTTTGGATGATTGCGGGACCCAGCACGAGCAGTCTCGTTTTGAACGCGCTGCTCGATGGACGCACAGGACTGCGCGCATTGTGGACGCGCGAGACACACTGGCGAGTGAGTGTTCGGTGGTGGGCAATCGCACTGTTGACAATTCCCGTGCTCATCTTGGTGATCTTGGCAGTGTTGAGCATCGTCGTCGCGCCAGCGTTTGCGCCTGGTTTCCAAATCTTCGGCTTGGTGATCGGGCTGTTGGCGGGTGGCTTTGAAGAAATTGGTTGGACGGGATTCGCGGCGCCGCGGTTGTTGAAGAGACACAACGCGCTAAAAGCTGGGTTCATCCTGGGTGTGGCGTGGGCGCTCTGGCACATGCTTGCCGATTTCTCCGGCAATATCACCGGGATGGGAAGCACAGGATGGTTGTTGTGGTTCACCGTTTATTGGCTATTGTGCTTGCCCGCGTACCGCATGTTGATGACCTGGGTTTACACCAAGACCCAGAGTCTGCTCGTGGCGCAACTCATGCACGCCAGTTACACCGGCTGGCTGGCGACGCTCAGTCCCGCCACAACCTCGTTTAGCCAGAACTTGGTGTGGCAGATCCTCTTTGCGGCGAGCTTGTGGGCGATGGTTGCGGTCGTCGCCGTGGTGGAGCGGCGAAAGCAAAATATAAAGCGAGTGTTTCAGCCATTGCGCAGGAAAAACCCTAGACAGTAGCAATACCTTCGCCAAAATCATAAATTGATCCACGAATCACGCGAATCACGCGAATAAAAAACAAAATTAACGAAGATTCGCGAGATTCGCGGGTGAAGAAATAATTGGCGAAGGTATTAAAGTAGACAAGCTCATTTTGACACGCGGCACGGTTTAAACCTGCCGCGTGTTTTCGATTGGACGAGTCCATTCGTTGGCAAGTTTCGCCGCCCCGCGTCTTGTGGTAAAATGATTGTCGTGAAACGATTCTTTTCAATCGCGATCGGCGCCGCGCTCACCCTCGTCCTCGTTGTTTTCCTCGCGCGTGATTCAATTAACCAAACGCTCGCCGACTGGACTGGCGAAGAAGAAATCGAATATCAACTCAAGGCGCTTGGCTATCTCGCGGTCTCGCTCACGCAACCCGCGCCCGATACCGCGCCGTTCGCACCGATGAAATACGCGGACGTGAATCCGTTCGGCATCAACACGTTCCTCGAACAAGAAGTGGAAGAAACCAAGCTGCGCCAATCGTTGCAGATGATTCGCGATGCCGGGTTCAAGTGGATTCGCCAAGAGTTTCCGTGGGAAGATATCGAAAAGCCGCTCAAGGGTCAGTTCTACGATGTGCTGTACAAAAAAGTGACCTGGGAAAAGTACGATCGCATCGTTGACCTCGCGCACGAGTACGGCATCGAGGTGATCGCGCGGCTCGATCATCCGCCGGCGTGGACGCGCAAGGACGGTCGCGCGCGCGGCGATTTTGCGCCGCCGGACAATTACGACGATTATGGCGATTTCGTCGCGGCGGTCGTCGCGCGCTATCGCGGCAAAATTCGTTTCTATCAACTGTGGAACGAGCCGAACATTTATCCGGAATGGGGCGAGCAAGAGGTCAACGCGCGCGATTTCACGCGGCTGTTGAAAATCGGTTACACAAGAGTCAAAACGACCGATCCGAGCGCGGTTGTCATTTGCGCCGGTCTCGCGCAAACGGTGGACGAGAGCGGGCGCAATATGAGCGAACTCGTTTTTCTGCAAGAGATGTACGACGCCGGTGCGCGCGGCTATTTCGATATTCTCGCGGTGCAGGATTACGGCTTGTGGTCGGGTCCCGGCGACCGGCGCATTGGGTACGATCAAATCAATTTTTCGCGACCGATCATGGTGCGCGAGATCATGGTCAAGAACGGCGATGCGAACACGCCCATCTGGGTGATGGAGACCGGCTGGAACGCGCAACCGGCTGATTTCAAGGACGCGCCGTTCGGTCGCGTGAGCGAAGCGCGGCAGGCGCTCTACGCGCCCAAGGGATACGAGCGCGCGAAAAACGAATGGCCCTGGATGGGCACGCTGATGTACTGGTTCTGGAAGCGCGCGGACGAACGCGAAAAGAGCCAATCGTTCTATTATTTCCGGATGGTGGATCCGGATTTCACTACGCGCCCGGTGTACAACTCGATGCGCGAGTACATCCCGACCGCGCGGTACGTGCCGATGGGTTTTCGCTCGACGAGTCACTGGGCGATGGATTGGCGCGGTGACTGGGAGACGGTGCGCGATGAGCGCGCGTACTTTGGGGAATATAGGATAGGGAAACAGGGAAATGAGGGAAATAAGGGAACTGGGAAACAGGATGATGAGATTAGTTTTGTTTTTCGCGGGACTGATCTGGATTTGGTTGTGACGCAAAATCCGTACAGCGGCGCGGTGCGTGTGCAGGTGGATGATGCGCCCGCGCGCGAGATTGAACTGTGGCGCACCGACCCAGGTGTGGGCGGGCGCATCGCGCTCGCGCGTGACTTGGATGACGGCGCGCATCGCGTGACGATTACGGTAACACGCGCGCCGGTCGCGATCAACGGTTTTGTGATTCAGCGTGGGTGGGCGTGGGCAATTAAAAGAGTTGCGATGATTGCATTGTTGTGCGGTGCGATAGTTGGCATGTTCGCATTTCTCCGAGGTAGAAGATGAATCAAAAATCTCTTTTGACAACGGCAACTGAAATTGCCGGGATTATAGGTGTAGTTCTTGCTTATCTCGCGTTTGCAAACCAAACCGGATGGTGGCCCTTTGATCCCAGGGCAACCCCGACACCGAGTTTTTCAGCGAGTGCGGCGATGCCGACGGCTGTTTCAACTCTCGCGCCAACGAATACGTTGCGTCCGACTGCGACCTTCACACCCGAACCAACCGAGACACCGCGTCCGACCGCGACCTTGGCACCTAGACCAACCGAGACGCCGCGTCCATCTGCGACGCCCACACCTGGGATCGGGTCAACCCAACTTGCACCGATTGATGGCGCGACGATGGTGTATGTGCCGGCGGGTGAATTCACAATGGGCGGCAATGACAACGGCGACGAAAAACCACCGCACCCCGTTTACCTCGACGCGTTTTGGATGGACAAGCATGAAGTGACCAACGCGCTTTACAAAAAGTGTGTGGACGCGGGAAAATGTTCTGCGCCATCCGAAAGAAACTCGTACACGCGCGAATCATACTATGGCGATGCGCGCTACGATAACTTTCCGGTGATTTACGTTTCGTGGAGCGCCGCCAGCGCGTACTGCGCGTGGGCGGGCAGACGTTTGCCGACTGAAGCCGAATGGGAAAAAGCGGCGCGTGGTCCTGCGGCAAGCGCCGGAGACCGGCGGATTTATCCGTGGGGCAATACGTTCGACAAAAATCTGCTCAACTCATCGGAGGGAGGCAAGGGCGACACAACGGCGGTGGACAGTTATCCAAATGGGGCGAGTCCATACGGCGCGCTGAATCTGGCGGGCAATGTGTGGGAATGGGTCGCGGATTGGTACGATCCAAATTATTATTCCAACGCGCCGCGTAACAATCCCAAGGGACCCGATGCAGGACAGCAGCGCGTTTTGCGTGGCGGGTCGTGGTATTACAATCAGTTCAGTGTGCGCGCCGCCGTTCGCTACATCTACTTGCCTGATTCCGGTAGTTTCCTGGTTGGTTTTCGTTGCGCCCAGTAGTTTCTCAACATCCTGAATTTCTGATTTCTGAATTCTGTGGGGGGTGACAACGGACAAGAACGGATTGAACGGACAAAACAAAATCCGCGTTCATCCGCGTTCATTCGCGTCTCATAAACAATCGTGATTAACACATTCCTCAAACACAAAAATCAATTCTGGCTTTTCGTCGGTCATTTAGAAAGGATGCAACTATGTTAAGTGTCCCATTGCGTGACAATCTAGCAAACCAATTGAAGAACGAGGCAGAGCGTTTGCACACTAGCGTTGAGGCGCTAGCAAACGATTGGCTGGAAGACCAGTTGTGGCAAGCCAAGCGGCGCAAGATCAACGAAGAAGCCGACCATTTCCGCGCGCGACACACGGAATTGTTCGCGCAATACAATGGTCAGTATATTGCGATGCGGGATGGTGTTGTGCTCGATCACGATGCCAATCTAGTGATCCTGCACGGGCGCATTCGCGCCCAGTACGGCGACGAACCCATCTTGATCGCGCCAGTGACAGCCGAACCGATTCAAACGTTCAAGGTGCTGGGCGCGCGGCGACGCGGAGGTTAGCCATGCGTGTTCATTACAACGCACGATACACGCCCGCGATTCCGATTCTCCAAGCATCTTTTGGATATGGCAACGCGGGTCGTCTACCGGAAACCTTCGAGGCGATTGTGGATACTGGCGCGGACGCAACGATCGTGCCGGAGGATATCGCGCGTCGTCTCAGAGCATCACCCCTCAACCCGGCGCATCTCGAAACGCAGTGGGGCGATGTTCACCCAGTCACAATGTATTTGCTCGATATTCAAATCGGTGAAGTGAATTTGCCGAGCGTCGTTGTCGCAGGCGATCCCGAATCAGACGAAATCATCCTGGGTCGCAACGTGCTCAATAAACTCGCGTTGTTCCTCGACGGTCCGGCGCAACAAACCGATGTGTTGGACGATACAATGGTAAATCGTTTGCGTCACCGGCGACAGTAAATTTGATGCTTGCCCTTTTTTTGAAACACAAAAATCAATTCTGGCTTTACGTCGCGCTTCTCGTCGCGTTGGCGTTGCGCGCGTACCGGCTTGACGCGCAGAGTTTGTGGAACGACGAGGGGACGAGTGTTGCCTTGTCCGCGCTCTCCCTGGACGCGATCATTGCCGGCGCGGCGCGCGACATTCATCCGCCGTTGTACTATTTCCTGTTGCACTTTTGGATGCCGTTTGTAGGAAATACAGAATACGCAGTACGCTTTCTATCGGTCATTGCTGGAGTTGTGACCGTCGCACTCGTATTTCGCATCGCGTATTCCTTTTTCGATGTTGAGGTCGCGATCATCGCCGCGTATTTGTCCGCGTTCTCGCCGTTTCAAGTGTACTATTCGCAAGAAACGCGGATGTATGTGTGGGTGATGCTGTGGGCGGCAGTGTCGGTCTACGCAATGCTCAAGATTCTGAATTCTAAATTCGTAATTCAAAATTCAAAACCCGAATTGCGAATTGCGAATTTTGAATTACGAATTTTGAATTACGAATTACGAATCTGGATTCTCTACATTGTCGCGACAACAGCCATGCTCTACACTCAGTACGTCGGCGCGTTCGTCGTCATCGCGCAAAATCTCGCGTTTGCCATTTGGTGGGTTTTCGCATTTCGCAATTCGCAATTTACAATTCGCCATTCGCTATTCGCTATTCGCACTTGGCTCATCGCTCAATTTTTCATCGGCGCATTCTTCCTGCCCTGGTATTTGCTCGCCGGCGGGCAACTTGCCACGTGGCCCTCAATCAGCGAGCCGCTCGATTTGCCGACCTTGCTCTGGCGCGTGTTGAGCGTATTTAGCGTCGGCACGACCCAGGACGCGGCGACATCGGGTGGGATTGCGCTTGCGTTCGGGATTCTGTTTCTCGTCGGTTGGCGGAGAACGCATTCCGCGGTGGTTAACTGGGTTACGGTCTCACTAATCTTGTGGACGCTCGTGCCGGTCGCGGTAATGTACATCGTCTCGCTGTCACGCCCAGCGTACAATCCAAAATTCTTATTGCTCGCGACCCCGGCGTTCTACATTCTCGCCGCGCGCGGCTTGTCGCTGATTTACCCGGGTGTGTTTTTGCATCAACGCCACGTGCCGAGTCGTAGTCTACTGCGCTGGGTCGCGTTTGTGATTGCCGCGCTCGCCGTCGCCGGTCCGCTCACGTCGCTGCAAACATACTTTGGCGATCCGCGCATCGCCCGCGACGATTATCGCGCGGTCGTGCAAGAGGTTGACGCGCACGCGCGCGCGGGCGACGGCATTTTGATTGACGCGCCCGGTCAGATTGATGTCGTGCGCTATTATCATCGCGGCGACCAGCAACTGTACCTCTTGCCGCGTATGCGACCGCCCGATACCGCCGCGACGCGCGCGGATGTGGACGAAATGCTGGCGAAATCGCGACGCGTGTTCGCGATTTACTACGCGACCGAGCAGAGCGACCCACAAAACATCATCGGCGCGCGACTCGCGGAACGCGCGTTCGAAGCGCGCGATGAATGGCGCGGCAACATTCGGCTCGCGCTGTACGGCAGCGCGCCGAATCCGCGTGCGGCGGCGCAATCGGTGAACGCGCAATTCGGCGACGAGATCGTGCTGACGAGTTACCAACTCGATCAACGCGTCGCGCACATTGGCGATGTGCTGACGCTCACGTTGAACTGGCGCGCGCATCGAACGCCAACCGCGCGCTATAAGGTGTTCGCGCATCTGCTCGATGCAAACAACAAGGTCGCCGCGCAACGCGATGCGGAACCAGTCAACAACCTGCGTCTCACGACGACCTGGCGCGCGGGCGAAAACATCGCGGACAACATCGGCATCTGGCTCGAACCTGGGATGCCTCCCGGCGAGTATCGCGTCGAGATTGGAATGTATCGCGCGGACAATGGCGCGCGGTTGCGCGTCGGCGACGCCGATCATTTGATCTTGGGTACGGTGAAAGTGCAGTAGGTTTTTCCATCAGTTCCCTGATTTCCTTCATTTCCCTCTTTTCCATTTTGAAAAAGGGAAACAAAGGAAATGAAGGAACTGGGGAGTGAGTTCTATGCCGGTTGATCTTTACATCGGTCCGAAAAAACGCGGCGCACCGTGGTGGCAAGGTTGTCTGCTCTCATTGTTCATCTTCATCGTCGGCGCGTATCTAGTTGTGTTGTTGCTCGCGTCGCGCGGCGTCTACGTCGCCGAGTATGTGCCTCTGCCGGAATCGTTGCAACCCAGTCCCACGCCCTCGCCCACGCCGACCGAAGCGGCGGTGACGCGTCTGCAACGCGCAGATGCGTTGTTTTTCGATGGACAATTGGACCAGGCGATTGTCGAGTATCAAGCGGTGATTGGGCTAGAGCCGCTCAACGATGCGGTGTACGCGAAACTCGTCAAGCCGTTGTTGTTGACGCGCCGCACCGACGAAGCGGTCCAAGCCGCGCGGCGCGCCGTGCAGATCAATGAACAGCGCGCCGAAAACTTGACCGCGCTCGCGGAGGCGCTCGATTGGCAAGGCAACTTTGTCGAGGCGCTCGACTTTGCGTTGCGCGCGACCGAGTTGAATCCGAACTATTCGACCGGGTGGGCGGTTGTCGCCGAAGTGTACGCCGACCTGAATCGTCCCGACCGCGCGTTGCCTGCCGCGCAAAAAGCGGTGCAATTGGACGACAACAACGCGGACGCGCATCGCAACCTGGGTTACGCGCAGGAGGCACGCGGACGTTATCGCGATGCGATCCCCGCGTATCAACGCGCGATTCAACTGCGTCCCAAACTCGGCTATCTCTACATTAGTCTCGCGCGCAACTATCGCATCGTCAACAATTTCAAGGATTCGATTGCGACGTTGCAACAAGCGTTGAAAATCGCGCCCAAAGACCCGACGGTGTACGACGAACTGGGTTGGACTTACTCGCTCTCCGGCGATCAGGCGCGCGCGATCGCGCAGTTGAAAAAAGCCATCGAAGTGGATCCGAATTACGAAGTGCCCCAAGGTCACCTGGGTCACGTTTATTTCTTGCAACAGGATTGGCAAAGCACGGTGACGACGCTCGAAAAAGCGATTGCGCTCGGAGGTTCGCGATTGGAGTATTATTACAAACTCGGCATTGCGTACGTCAACCTTAAGGATTGCGGCAAGGGCAAGCAGTGGGTTGACAAGGCATTGAGTATCAATTCGCAAGACCAAGCCGTGCAAGGCGCGCTGTCGTGGTACGAACAGCACTGCGAACCTACTCCGACTCCGCGTCGCAAGTGACTTACGACGCGTGTCGCGTGTTGAGTTAATGCGTCGCTTGTTTTTCACCCGTCATTTTTCAATGGTCATTTATCAACGATGATTTTTCACCGCGCGTGGCGCGCGTTCCTTCGATTTGCGTTTCAGTTGTTCTACAATCCGTTTGCATTCACGTACGATGTCGTCAGCGCGCTCGTATCGCGCGGGCATTGGCGCGATTGGACGCGCGCGGCGATTCCGCGCATCGCCGGCGCGCGCGTCCTCGAATTGCCGTGCGGCGCCGGCAACTTGACGCTCGATCTGCTCGCGGCGGGATATTCGCCCATCGGTGTAGACCTCTCGCCCGCGATGCTCCGCATCACGCGCGGCAAGTTAAATCGCGTGCGTTTACCATCGCGATTGATTCGCGCGCGCGCCGAAGCGTTGCCGTTCGCGCGCGCGTCGTTCGATTCGCTCGTGATGACGTTTCCGCCGGGCTTTGCGTACGATCCGGTCGCGCTCGCGGAAATGTACCGCGTGCTCGACGACGATGGACGCTTGATCTGGGTAGACGGCGGACGCTTATTGCCGCGCGATGCCTGGGATCGCGCGCTCGATGCCGCGCTCAACGCGGTCAGCGCGCCGTCGTC
Encoded proteins:
- a CDS encoding CPBP family intramembrane metalloprotease produces the protein MNIKLFIQRHQLASYFVLAYGITWGSVLGFLASKGFRFDAIQMQDALVIFFWMIAGPSTSSLVLNALLDGRTGLRALWTRETHWRVSVRWWAIALLTIPVLILVILAVLSIVVAPAFAPGFQIFGLVIGLLAGGFEEIGWTGFAAPRLLKRHNALKAGFILGVAWALWHMLADFSGNITGMGSTGWLLWFTVYWLLCLPAYRMLMTWVYTKTQSLLVAQLMHASYTGWLATLSPATTSFSQNLVWQILFAASLWAMVAVVAVVERRKQNIKRVFQPLRRKNPRQ
- a CDS encoding cellulase family glycosylhydrolase translates to MIVVKRFFSIAIGAALTLVLVVFLARDSINQTLADWTGEEEIEYQLKALGYLAVSLTQPAPDTAPFAPMKYADVNPFGINTFLEQEVEETKLRQSLQMIRDAGFKWIRQEFPWEDIEKPLKGQFYDVLYKKVTWEKYDRIVDLAHEYGIEVIARLDHPPAWTRKDGRARGDFAPPDNYDDYGDFVAAVVARYRGKIRFYQLWNEPNIYPEWGEQEVNARDFTRLLKIGYTRVKTTDPSAVVICAGLAQTVDESGRNMSELVFLQEMYDAGARGYFDILAVQDYGLWSGPGDRRIGYDQINFSRPIMVREIMVKNGDANTPIWVMETGWNAQPADFKDAPFGRVSEARQALYAPKGYERAKNEWPWMGTLMYWFWKRADEREKSQSFYYFRMVDPDFTTRPVYNSMREYIPTARYVPMGFRSTSHWAMDWRGDWETVRDERAYFGEYRIGKQGNEGNKGTGKQDDEISFVFRGTDLDLVVTQNPYSGAVRVQVDDAPAREIELWRTDPGVGGRIALARDLDDGAHRVTITVTRAPVAINGFVIQRGWAWAIKRVAMIALLCGAIVGMFAFLRGRR
- a CDS encoding SUMF1/EgtB/PvdO family nonheme iron enzyme, with amino-acid sequence MNQKSLLTTATEIAGIIGVVLAYLAFANQTGWWPFDPRATPTPSFSASAAMPTAVSTLAPTNTLRPTATFTPEPTETPRPTATLAPRPTETPRPSATPTPGIGSTQLAPIDGATMVYVPAGEFTMGGNDNGDEKPPHPVYLDAFWMDKHEVTNALYKKCVDAGKCSAPSERNSYTRESYYGDARYDNFPVIYVSWSAASAYCAWAGRRLPTEAEWEKAARGPAASAGDRRIYPWGNTFDKNLLNSSEGGKGDTTAVDSYPNGASPYGALNLAGNVWEWVADWYDPNYYSNAPRNNPKGPDAGQQRVLRGGSWYYNQFSVRAAVRYIYLPDSGSFLVGFRCAQ
- a CDS encoding retroviral-like aspartic protease family protein, which translates into the protein MRVHYNARYTPAIPILQASFGYGNAGRLPETFEAIVDTGADATIVPEDIARRLRASPLNPAHLETQWGDVHPVTMYLLDIQIGEVNLPSVVVAGDPESDEIILGRNVLNKLALFLDGPAQQTDVLDDTMVNRLRHRRQ
- a CDS encoding glycosyltransferase family 39 protein, whose protein sequence is MLALFLKHKNQFWLYVALLVALALRAYRLDAQSLWNDEGTSVALSALSLDAIIAGAARDIHPPLYYFLLHFWMPFVGNTEYAVRFLSVIAGVVTVALVFRIAYSFFDVEVAIIAAYLSAFSPFQVYYSQETRMYVWVMLWAAVSVYAMLKILNSKFVIQNSKPELRIANFELRILNYELRIWILYIVATTAMLYTQYVGAFVVIAQNLAFAIWWVFAFRNSQFTIRHSLFAIRTWLIAQFFIGAFFLPWYLLAGGQLATWPSISEPLDLPTLLWRVLSVFSVGTTQDAATSGGIALAFGILFLVGWRRTHSAVVNWVTVSLILWTLVPVAVMYIVSLSRPAYNPKFLLLATPAFYILAARGLSLIYPGVFLHQRHVPSRSLLRWVAFVIAALAVAGPLTSLQTYFGDPRIARDDYRAVVQEVDAHARAGDGILIDAPGQIDVVRYYHRGDQQLYLLPRMRPPDTAATRADVDEMLAKSRRVFAIYYATEQSDPQNIIGARLAERAFEARDEWRGNIRLALYGSAPNPRAAAQSVNAQFGDEIVLTSYQLDQRVAHIGDVLTLTLNWRAHRTPTARYKVFAHLLDANNKVAAQRDAEPVNNLRLTTTWRAGENIADNIGIWLEPGMPPGEYRVEIGMYRADNGARLRVGDADHLILGTVKVQ
- a CDS encoding tetratricopeptide repeat protein, whose translation is MPVDLYIGPKKRGAPWWQGCLLSLFIFIVGAYLVVLLLASRGVYVAEYVPLPESLQPSPTPSPTPTEAAVTRLQRADALFFDGQLDQAIVEYQAVIGLEPLNDAVYAKLVKPLLLTRRTDEAVQAARRAVQINEQRAENLTALAEALDWQGNFVEALDFALRATELNPNYSTGWAVVAEVYADLNRPDRALPAAQKAVQLDDNNADAHRNLGYAQEARGRYRDAIPAYQRAIQLRPKLGYLYISLARNYRIVNNFKDSIATLQQALKIAPKDPTVYDELGWTYSLSGDQARAIAQLKKAIEVDPNYEVPQGHLGHVYFLQQDWQSTVTTLEKAIALGGSRLEYYYKLGIAYVNLKDCGKGKQWVDKALSINSQDQAVQGALSWYEQHCEPTPTPRRK
- a CDS encoding methyltransferase domain-containing protein, which translates into the protein MIFHRAWRAFLRFAFQLFYNPFAFTYDVVSALVSRGHWRDWTRAAIPRIAGARVLELPCGAGNLTLDLLAAGYSPIGVDLSPAMLRITRGKLNRVRLPSRLIRARAEALPFARASFDSLVMTFPPGFAYDPVALAEMYRVLDDDGRLIWVDGGRLLPRDAWDRALDAALNAVSAPSSVNAVLDVLKQVGFEPQLETVQDEASAVLVVTAHKRRDK